Proteins encoded in a region of the Pseudomonadota bacterium genome:
- a CDS encoding D-alanine--D-alanine ligase — MKKLRVLVLVHEDLIPPDHDSDLDESAMLVCQTEYDVCATVREVGHDVRVLGLRYDLGVLRKTLVGWEPHITFNLLEEFHDVTAYDHHVVAYLELMKQRYTGCNPSGLFLSRDKALSKKIMIFHRIPTARFTIGKAGRRIAGLGKLRYPLMIKSATEDASLGIAQASRVTDADKVRERVAFIHEQTGTDALIEEYIDGRELYVGVIGNHRLKTFPVWEMDFGRLPADSARVATRKVKWDLAYRKKYGISSKRATDLPPELEKRIQKIGRRVYKALQLSGYARIDLRLTDDEKVFVLEANANPELSYGDDFAESAEAAGYSYRDLLEQIIRMGMGYRAAWRH; from the coding sequence ATGAAGAAGTTGCGCGTCCTGGTTTTGGTGCACGAGGATCTGATCCCGCCAGACCATGACTCGGATTTGGACGAATCGGCGATGCTGGTTTGCCAGACCGAGTACGACGTTTGCGCCACGGTGCGTGAGGTCGGGCACGATGTCAGGGTACTCGGCCTGCGTTATGACCTGGGCGTGCTGCGCAAGACCCTGGTGGGATGGGAGCCGCACATTACCTTCAACCTGCTCGAGGAATTTCACGATGTAACGGCCTACGATCATCATGTCGTCGCCTACCTGGAGTTAATGAAACAGCGTTACACCGGTTGCAACCCAAGTGGGTTGTTCCTGTCGCGGGACAAGGCGCTGAGCAAGAAGATCATGATTTTTCATCGCATACCGACAGCGCGTTTCACCATCGGCAAGGCAGGGCGGCGAATTGCAGGACTGGGAAAACTTCGTTACCCGTTAATGATCAAGTCTGCGACGGAGGATGCTTCACTGGGGATCGCACAGGCCTCACGGGTCACGGACGCAGACAAAGTGCGTGAACGAGTCGCGTTTATTCATGAGCAAACCGGTACCGACGCCCTGATCGAGGAATACATAGACGGACGCGAACTGTATGTCGGCGTCATTGGGAATCACCGGCTGAAGACTTTTCCGGTCTGGGAAATGGATTTCGGCAGACTGCCTGCCGATAGCGCGCGGGTGGCGACGCGCAAGGTCAAGTGGGATCTCGCGTACCGCAAGAAATACGGCATCAGCAGCAAGCGGGCAACCGACCTGCCGCCGGAACTGGAAAAACGCATTCAAAAAATTGGCCGGCGCGTATACAAGGCCTTGCAACTAAGCGGTTACGCGCGCATCGATCTTCGCCTGACCGATGACGAAAAGGTTTTCGTGCTGGAAGCGAATGCCAACCCCGAGCTGTCTTATGGCGACGACTTCGCCGAAAGCGCGGAAGCGGCTGGCTATTCCTACCGCGATTTGCTCGAGCAGATCATCCGCATGGGGATGGGCTATCGGGCCGCCTGGCGCCATTAA
- a CDS encoding S9 family peptidase has product MNAPTIALNILLVLAAFVAPLQASERFTARDIFELEFVSDPQVSPDGDKVIFVRNFMDIMNDRAKSNLWIIDYDGGDLRPLTTGLVNHTSPRWSPDGTRLAYLARIDGHMEIMLRWLDSGQTARITRLTHSAGNLSWSPDGRQLAFTLHVSMKANSGAKMPAKPKGANWADPVRVIDSLTYRFDGRGFLEQGYTQVFVVPAEGGTPRQITNGDFDHETPIHWTPDGMHILISANRHDDWEYDPLNTEIYKISVDDGEIQALTDRQGPDGSLAISRNGRLIAYTGFDDHLQGYDNARLYVMNADGTGSRALSEDFDRNLRNPRFSRDGKGIYFQYDDQGNTRIGYLSLSGKLRQVTDSLGGTTLGRPYSASSFSIAGHDRIAFTQVSTYRPADLAVIDGRGGKARRLTAVNDDLFARKELGQVEEIWFESSFDQRPVHGWIVKPPGFDPARKYPLILEIHGGPFANYGPRFAAEIQLYASAGYVVLYTNPRGSTSYGQEFGNLIHHAYPGNDYDDLMSGVDAVLAKGYVDPDQLYVTGGSGGGVLTAWIVGKTDRFRAAVAAKPVINWYSFALTADIYSFVYRYWFPGPPWEHQDEYMRRSPLSLVGNVSTPTMLLTGEQDLRTPISESEQFYQALKLRKIDTALVRVPGASHGIAIRPSQLIAKAANILDWFARHNGETENDE; this is encoded by the coding sequence ATGAATGCACCAACGATCGCTTTAAATATTCTCTTGGTCCTGGCGGCTTTCGTGGCGCCGCTCCAGGCCTCCGAGCGCTTCACGGCACGTGATATATTCGAACTTGAATTCGTCAGCGATCCGCAAGTCTCCCCCGATGGCGACAAAGTCATCTTCGTGCGCAATTTCATGGACATCATGAATGACCGCGCGAAATCGAACTTGTGGATCATCGACTACGACGGCGGCGACCTGCGGCCACTGACCACCGGGCTGGTCAACCACACTTCGCCGCGTTGGTCGCCCGATGGCACGCGTCTGGCCTACCTGGCCCGGATCGACGGCCACATGGAAATCATGCTGCGCTGGCTGGACAGCGGCCAGACGGCCAGGATCACACGACTGACCCACAGCGCGGGCAATCTGTCCTGGTCACCCGATGGCCGGCAACTGGCTTTTACGCTGCATGTGTCGATGAAAGCGAATAGCGGCGCGAAAATGCCCGCCAAGCCGAAAGGTGCGAATTGGGCGGATCCGGTGCGAGTGATCGATAGCCTGACTTATCGCTTCGATGGCCGGGGCTTTCTCGAGCAAGGGTACACGCAAGTCTTTGTGGTTCCCGCAGAAGGCGGCACGCCGCGACAAATCACCAACGGCGACTTTGATCACGAAACGCCCATACACTGGACACCCGATGGCATGCACATCCTGATCTCCGCAAATCGCCATGACGATTGGGAGTACGACCCCCTCAATACTGAGATCTACAAGATCAGCGTCGATGACGGCGAAATCCAGGCGCTGACCGATCGTCAAGGCCCCGATGGCAGCCTGGCGATCTCGCGTAATGGCCGGCTGATCGCCTACACCGGCTTCGATGACCACCTGCAAGGCTATGACAATGCGCGATTGTATGTCATGAATGCCGATGGCACCGGTTCGCGGGCCCTCAGCGAGGACTTCGACCGCAATCTGCGAAACCCGCGCTTCAGCCGCGATGGCAAAGGCATCTATTTTCAGTACGACGACCAGGGCAACACGCGCATCGGGTATCTGTCGTTGTCCGGAAAACTGCGCCAGGTAACCGATTCGCTCGGTGGCACCACGCTGGGGCGTCCATACAGCGCATCGAGTTTCAGTATCGCCGGTCACGACCGGATCGCGTTTACCCAGGTCAGCACGTATCGCCCGGCTGACCTCGCGGTTATCGATGGTCGCGGTGGCAAGGCCCGCAGACTGACGGCGGTCAATGACGATTTGTTTGCCCGCAAGGAACTGGGACAGGTCGAGGAGATCTGGTTTGAGAGCAGTTTCGATCAACGGCCGGTGCATGGCTGGATCGTCAAGCCGCCAGGCTTCGACCCGGCAAGGAAATACCCGCTGATCCTGGAAATTCACGGCGGGCCGTTTGCCAATTATGGGCCGCGGTTTGCAGCCGAGATCCAGCTTTATGCCAGCGCCGGCTATGTGGTGCTCTATACCAACCCTCGCGGCAGCACTTCCTATGGCCAGGAATTCGGCAACCTGATTCATCATGCCTACCCGGGCAACGATTACGATGACCTGATGTCGGGTGTGGACGCAGTGCTGGCCAAAGGCTATGTCGATCCGGATCAGCTTTATGTCACCGGCGGCAGCGGTGGCGGCGTGTTGACCGCGTGGATCGTCGGCAAGACGGATCGTTTCCGGGCGGCGGTAGCTGCCAAACCGGTGATCAACTGGTACAGCTTTGCGCTGACCGCGGATATTTACAGTTTCGTTTACCGGTACTGGTTCCCGGGCCCGCCATGGGAACACCAGGACGAATACATGCGGCGCTCGCCGTTATCGCTGGTCGGCAATGTGAGCACACCAACCATGCTGTTGACCGGTGAGCAAGACCTGCGCACGCCGATTTCTGAAAGCGAGCAGTTTTACCAGGCACTGAAACTGAGAAAAATCGATACTGCGCTGGTCCGGGTCCCCGGGGCCTCGCACGGTATCGCGATCAGACCCAGCCAGTTGATCGCCAAGGCGGCGAATATTCTCGACTGGTTTGCGCGCCACAACGGGGAAACGGAGAACGACGAATGA